In Falco rusticolus isolate bFalRus1 chromosome 11, bFalRus1.pri, whole genome shotgun sequence, the genomic window AgtttgaaaagctttaaaactgTAGAGCTGCATCCCAAGGAGGGAACTCCTTCCCAGGAAGTTAACAGGACTTTGTTTGTCACGCCTCATAAAACGTTAGGCTCTTTCTCCGTGGACGGTGCAGAACCCAATTTTAGGAAAATGTGAGCCCTTGATGCTCAGTGGTTCTCCCAGTGCAGATTAAAGAGCTGCGGGCTTAAAAATACTGGGGAAGGTCTGTGCTCTCTTCTGTGTTCGGATCTGCTGGTGGGTGCAGCTTCACGTCCCGCTACTGTGTATCATGTACAAACTTGGTGTATCCATCTACAGAAGGCATGTTGACTCGGTCTGCGTATACTCTACAGTGTCATCTTTGGGGCTTGCTAATCAAAAATCCTGCATggctttctgtatttctagttTAAACTACGCTCCTGGTGAGACAGCGTTCCTTCCCTGCTTAGCTCAGAGTGGTCTGCAGCGTCAGGTATTCTTTTGCAGTTCTGCGGAGGTTACTCTCTAGAAAAATCACCCACAGTATAAATGTGTGTACTAAAAGCTGTAATTAGTTCTGATTTGTAGGAAGGTAATTTTGATCCTCTTGTGTAACAGAAGTATGAGGTAGGTAACGTTTGTTGTCCACATATGGTCTGTTTCCAGCGACTTCAGGATGGAGGTCGGTATTACTCAGGTAGTGgtagctgtgctggctgcttctctctttAATGACTAAAATTACTGAAGACAGACAGTTGTTGTATTGGATTTAACAGCGATGTTGCACAAGGCAAGTTTTGAGTAAAACATGCTTTTGAAGCAGTTTGTCTCTTGAGAAGAAGGCCTGGTGCACTATGGAGCATTTGATGTGCACACTCAGGCTCCGGATTTTAGAGTTCATTAGCAGGCTGGTGTGAGCGGAAATGCAACTGCTAGTACCAGCGTAACCCAGTACTGTCACGCGGTGTTGTATGTGAGTTGGAAGTAGCACATTTGTGATGCTAAGTAATAATTCTATCGGCAGGAGCCGTGGTAAGAAAATGACTTAACCtgcttttcataatttattttgacTGTGTGGTTAACCATATGAGTTTGGAAGTTGCATGCTTCTAAGGAGataaaaagctattttactAATATTACCAGTTCTGCTACCAAATACATATAAGacattaaatacttttcttgcagaactaatttttttttctgtccagcttttcttttcacgCGAGCTTTGTTTGTGTACCTCTCGCAGACTAATCTGCCCTTTCTTTATGTAAGACCAGCTGTTATGCCTTGCCAAGTTGTTGCTCAGGAGGTGGGAAACGTTGGAGTACCAAATAGAATGATACAGTTTAAACTGGAAGAGCCAACAGTTTAAAAGTTAAACAAAGgggaaaacccaaaccccccaccccccatggTATTTGCCAGAAGTGACATCCTTTATGAGTGTTGACTGAGTCAAGTATCAGCAGTGTGTCACCGGGATACGTGCCTCGGGGTCCAGGGGAGGTGAAGGGAAggcccttttatttttttatttaataagtaATTTTCCGAGAACAATTCagttgaagaaaacaaacaaagccctgaaacaaacaaaaccagacctCAAACCAGCTGAACAAAAAAGGTTGACACTTGCCATTGTTATTAAgtacctttttccttttgcttgctGCTTTGGTGTTCCTGACGTGGTCGAGTCTGCTAATAAAGACTGTATATGCAGTACCCTGAGAGGTGTGTCCCGTGTCTGTAACGGCCGCTGGTCTCATGAGCATCATCACATCTGCTCGCTCTTTACTCCGAGTCACGGGGTGGTTGTTGCCAAGTTTAGCAGCACTAGAGGGAGCTTTGTTTCAGCCGGTACAACACCGGGCTTTGAACTAGGAGCAAAGTTACTAACCGGTTATTGCTGGGGCATGGGCACTTCTGGCTGGTGGTGACATTTTCGGGGCAGTAGCTGTGTACGTCGCTATAGGTTTGTTCCTTTCATTTCCTCCTAGAAACCCTCTGCTTTGGTCTCCTCCGGCACGTTATCTGGTGGGACTTGGTGGCAGGGATGCCAGGAGGGTAGATCGCAGTTTCCACAGAGAGCATCCTGGCTGTAGGATCACCGAGCCAGTGCTGTCAGGGCTTGTCTTCACGGGCAGCTCCAGGGAACTACCGCGGTGACCATGGGGTTGCCTTTCACAGCAGCATGTTCCTTACCCCCCTCTGATTCAAGCTGGTTGGTTCCAGCACGGTTCCCGCCAGCCGCAGGAGCTGGATGAGCTCCCCGCGTGGCTGGCAGGGCACGGGGCCTGCCCGGCAGTACCAGGCCGCCAGGCCGTCCTGTTGCGCagggggagcggcggggcagGTGGGAAGCGAACAGCAGGGAGCTGTTGGGCGCGTCTGGCGGAGCACTGCACCCCGGCGCCTGCaagggtgctgtgctgctgctgcgcACCCCGCCGGGGCAGTGAGGGGTGTCGGGATGCGTGCGGGGTGACCATGTGGCCCCCCCAGAGCTGGCCTGTGGGAAGTAGCTGGTTGGTAACGCCCCAGTGAATATTGTAATTGTGTTTGATACCGGACAAAGTATTTAATGGCCTAGATAAAAGCATTCTGGTTGTTTAATTGGAAATGCCTTGCTGTTTTACATAGACCTAGTGCCCTGGGTTTATGAGATTTGGAATTGTGCCGAGAAATTGTTTCCGTGGAAGCAGAGATCACTAAAGAAATAACGCACTCCCCATCTCCTACAGGATTATTCCTCTTACAGCCTGCTGTTCTGAATAATTAACTCTTGTAGTGCCGTTACAGCTTAGTGTGGATTAAAGGAAATAATACTTTCCTTTCAATGTCATAGAAGCATTACATGTAGAGATATATAGATATTTTAATATCTATATGGGTATATTTATATTTGCGTGTGCATATATATGTCTATATAGATATTTGAAGACTTCTGTCTTTAAATTAAGTCTGTTCTCTCCTTAGTTACAGAGGGGAAAatccaccagaaaaaaaaaaaaaaaaaaagtcaatggAGAAGCACACTTTCATTTTGGCAACTGATGCGGCTCTGGCAGGGAAACTTGAAATTACTCCTCCTTTGCCCTTGTCTTGCCACTGTTCTACGCTTTTTGCCTGGTGACGGGTATTTTGTAAAACTACTGTGGTGCTTCTAGCCACCTTTGAGGGAAGGGGCAATGAATGTAGTTTTTAATTAAGGTACGAGCAATGAGCGTCTTCCACCAGTAGGGAGAATGGCCCATCTCGGGGAAGCTCTCCAATGATAGTACGAGACTGAGACCAAGCATGACCACCTGTACACATACAAGCAAAGTACTATTTCCTGAAAGTCCTGTTTCTGCCCGTCCATATGGTGCTTTCTGAGCACAAGGGCAGCGCAGCTCTTGACTGTTGCTGTACGGCCATCGCTTCCCTGAAGCCAGTTGTGAGCTGCCGAGTTTACAGCAGTTGAGGCTCTGTCCTCCAGAAAGAAGGAAACCAAAACTACTCTCTCTAAAGTTCATAATGTGAAATAGAATAAAGACAAGACATGAGTATGTAGGTGACAGTTAAATTGATCTTGACTTGGAAGGAGGGAtatgaagtttaaaaagaaacagattattATAGGTAAAcaaatgacaaattaaaaatgggAAGTTACTAAACTTAGCAAAGATTCATCAATATGCCAACTTGAAATACTTAgcaattttaataataattttcgCTGTAGTTCTCAATTATTTTCTAAGAAAGGTACCTCCTGTTATTTTTTGCTGAAGGAAGGGGAAATAGAGAGGTGTGACAATGTGCTATGAAGCAGCCAGGAGTAATTTGAAGAACTTGTCTCATCTCTGCTCCCTCAAGAAGTGTATGTTTCTGTGGCTTACTTAGAAACAGGCCTGGCTGCAAAGTCCGACTCCGGATTGTGCCCTTCTCCAGGGGCTACAAGGCATTTACACCTGGAGCTTGGATTTGAAACTTGTAGTGTGTCACAAATACTCCGCTGGCGGCCAGCTCCCCACGGCTCCCTGACGTAAGCCATCGGTACAAGCAGCCCGGCCTGCGCTGACCTGAAGCAGGGCGGGCCCCCAGAAAAGCAGCACCGGCTGTGAAAGGCGCAGCTGCGGGGGTGGGCGAGTGGCGTATACGCTGTTCTGTGGCCGTTACTGGTCCCAAAATAACGACTTATAAAATGTCTGGCGGTTTGACGGATCAGATGAATGGGCCTTGCTTAATGCAAAGTGGAAAATACctttcagctgctgccaaaaCACATGAAAACGGTAACGTGTGCTGTGTAGATCATTAGGGCACCTGGGAGCAACTGGAGTGTACTGCAAAAGGCATTACTCGAAGTTCAGATTTCCTCAAAAAGAACTAACAACTTTGTAAGGGTAACACAGGCATGAAAATCATTCCTAGTACTGCCTGGGGGGAGGGAAGCTCTCCCTGCTGGAAGATGAGACAGCTCCCGTGCTCTGTAAGTAGGAGAGCAGCCATCAAACTGATGAATAGTTGTTCCTCCAGATTTGGCAGCTACTCCAGGCAGCATATATAAAACTtcaaattgctttattttataaatacatgaaaGTAGAAAAGAAGTAGTACATAACTGTTAAGGATCTAGACAGTGGAGTAATAGAGCAGCCGTGTGAtggaagatggaggaaaaaCCGTGATGGAAGTGGAGGAGTAAGGTTTCTTCCAACAGAAATGGGAGAAATTCTGTACACGTGAATTTACACAGTTCATAGAAAGTCTAAAGAAAGGGAAGGGCGAGCTGCTTGTGCTTTAATCCGTCAGGGAAGCCCAAAGTGCTTCAGGTTGGCCAAACCTGTGCTTCAGGTTGGCTTTTGTCTCTTCCCTGTTGTTTCCTCATCGAATAAGAGGGAGGGCAGGCATCTGCAGGCAGGAGTTGGTGTCACTCCCTGAGAAGTAACAGATGAGAGCGCAGCTTGTTGACATCTCCAGAGATGCCAGTTGTGTTGGAAGGAGAACCTGTTTGGTGGGTCTGATTTGAACCTTGATGAAGGCTGCAGCACACCAGTGTGTACAAGCGAGTAGACTCCGTGAATAGACGGAATGTGCCCAGGAGGGACTGAGAACTGCACCTGCACGCTGGTGGGTTCAGATCACCAGGTGGGCTGTTCAACGCTGCCCGCAGAGCGCGCGCTGATGAAGGCAGAAATGATCCCTGTGAAGAAGAACCATTTCTGGGGCCGTCCCCATGGGCTGTCAGGTACTGACAGTATTTATGATCCAGACTGTGAGAACAGACTCCCCAAGCAGGCAGCGCAATCAAACTGATACTTGCTGGTGTGCGAACACTGCCAGAGTAAGAGAACCGAAAAGGGCGACAAAAGCCTGATTTGCACTGAACTGGTTAGAACAAGCTGCATCTAAGTTGAattgaaacacaaaaaaagttcCCGTGCCTTTGATGTTCCTGGTGTACGCCCTGAAACATCTGCTAGAGAGCCAGTGCAAGCTGCACCCCAAGTACATGGAAGCCATTAACTGTGATGCCCACTTACCCAAATCTGCCTGAGCAGGAGTGGTGCTGAGGCATCTAGGTGTGATGTAGATAGAGCTGATGTAGCATGTTACTTTGAAAAAGATGTAATGGATGGCTCTGTATTGCATTCCAACTGCTCATCAACTGCCTCTGCCAATGGAGATGCTCtagatactgaaaaaatacagatttactATGCTGATGAAAAAACACCAGTTTTGCGTGAGACAGCTGGTTGCCGGCTTTAGTGCTGCAGTGGTGTGGTGGTGCTGACTGCTGGCTTTGGCATCGCTGTGCTAGTTATTCTGAGGTGGCTGCAGACATAAAAATATGAGAAAGTTGAGATTAAAGAAATGGGTGAAATAAGCGCACCAAGCTCACAGCTGTCCCgatctgaaaaaaagaaaggcaacaacaggaagaggaaaaaaaaagaaagcacaaaatacaAATAGTAAGCAGACTCAGCATATGTGGATGGATTTGgagagtttttttcctttctacagATTTGTACAGCGATTGTTCTAAATTAGTTTAGTaagaatgactttttttgtgtttgggtaTAAATTAATTTGGGAGTCAGTtacctaaatattttaaatgcatcctAATTTAGAAGCTAAGAAAATTGTTACAGCTGTCTATTGAACATAACGCAGAACGCTCTCACTAGTACTGCAGGTCTGGTTCAGCTTGCATAAATACTCTCTGAGTGCTTCTTGGTTCATTTACTTATAGAAATTCAAATACTTGCCTTGGCATAGAGTTATatagctgcttttctgttggcaaatactttttttaaaaaatgtggaggtttgggtttttttctgtaaagttgCTGGaactttttttaagcaaataattttataagTATTACTAAATAACCAAATAAGGTTGTGATAAGCTACTCTGCGGCACCAGAGGCTTTTATACAGTCATTTGTCAGGAAGCATTCCTGCAGTCACTTCCAGATGTGGAGATCCCAAGTTTGTATTCAGGCAACACAGTGAGCTATTCCCACTTGAGCTCTTTAACAAGGTTCTGACACTCCTAGGCAGGAAGGATCCCTTGATCCCAATGCAAGTGTAAGTTAACCTTGGTGTTCTGCCCAAATTCAGACTCCGGTAATAGCTTTCTGTCTACCTAAATTCCCCTTTTTAGTTTTAACAGGAGGAGATATTTTCCAGT contains:
- the TACSTD2 gene encoding LOW QUALITY PROTEIN: tumor-associated calcium signal transducer 2 (The sequence of the model RefSeq protein was modified relative to this genomic sequence to represent the inferred CDS: inserted 9 bases in 6 codons; substituted 1 base at 1 genomic stop codon), whose protein sequence is MCPGGTENCTCTLVGSDHQVGCSTLPAERALMKAEMIPVKKNHFWGRPHGLSGTDSIYDPDCENRXSPSRQRNQTDTCWCANTARVXRTEKGDKSLICTELVRTSCIXVELKHKKSSRAFDVPGVXALKHLLESQCKLHPKYMEAINCDXPLTQICLSRSGAEASRCDVDRADVACYFEKDVMDGSVLHSNCSSTASANGDALDTEKIQIYYADEKTPXFCVRQLVAGFSAAVXVVVLTAGFGIAVLVILRWLQT